The Thunnus thynnus chromosome 22, fThuThy2.1, whole genome shotgun sequence genome includes a window with the following:
- the leap2 gene encoding liver-expressed antimicrobial peptide 2, which translates to MQEKVFFTQRKAAVALCLVLLMLAQQVCAGPLASRVQSSSDRSAGSQGEHTVVHTLRRIARMTPLWRIMNSKPFGAYCRNNYECSTGLCRAGHCSTNHRSLSEAVNY; encoded by the exons ATGCAGGAGAAAGTCTTCTTCACCCAAAGGAAAGCAGCAGTAGCACTTTGCCTTGTGCTGCTAATGCTGGCTCAGCAG GTGTGTGCAGGTCCATTGGCCTCTCGGGTCCAGTCCAGTTCTGACCGGAGTGCGGGTTCACAGGGCGAACACACCGTCGTCCACACTCTGAGGAGGATAGCTCGGATGACCCCGCTGTGGAGGATCATGAACAGTAAACCATTCGGAGCTTACTGCCGGAACAACTACGAATGCTCCACAGGACTCTGCAG gGCGGGACACTGCTCCACCAACCACCGCTCCCTCTCGGAGGCAGTCAACTACTAG